One window from the genome of Hemiscyllium ocellatum isolate sHemOce1 chromosome 28, sHemOce1.pat.X.cur, whole genome shotgun sequence encodes:
- the LOC132829004 gene encoding procathepsin L-like, with protein MMMVLLILGTLQIVAVTASPLLVDPLLTEGWEKWKVLHQKQYTENEEGVRRMVWEKNFRFIENHNLEYSLGKHSFNLKMNHFGDMTLEEFNERMNGFRHFKPRNSSRPLARIPELAEIPKNVDWRDEGYVTPVKNQGSCGSCWAFSSTGALEGQTFKKTGKLIPLSEQNLVDCSGPQGNQGCGGGWMENAFLYVHENNGIDSETGYPYTGQDDPCNYKVKYKATNCTNYFFVKQGDEGALAQVVAKVGPVSVAIDATHSSFQFYHTGVYYEPSCEPFVMSHAVLVVGYGRKFGSKYWIVKNSYGVEWGNEGYILMSRNRENNCGIATHAVYPQV; from the exons ATGATGATGGTCCTGCTGATTCTGGGGACTTTGCAGATTGTGGCTGTTACTGCTTCGCCGTTGTTGGTTGATCCACTGTTGACTGAAGGCTGGGAGAAATGGAAGGTGCTTCATCAGAAACAGTACACCGAG aatgaagaaggtgttcggAGAATGGTGTGGGAGAAAAACTTTAGATTTATTGAAAATCACAACTTGGAGTACTCGCTGGGTAAACACAGCTTTAATCTTAAGATGAACCACTTTGGAGACATG ACCTTGGAGGAGTTCAATGAGCGGATGAATGGATTCCGACACTTTAAACCCAGGAACTCGTCCAGACCACTCGCAAGGATCCCTGAGCTGGCTGAGATTCCCAAGAATGTCGACTGGCGAGATGAGGGATATGTCACTCCAGTGAAGAACCAG GGTAGCTGTGGCTCATGTTGGGCTTTCAGTTCAACGGGAGCATTGGAGGGACAGACCTTTAAGAAGACAGGAAAGCTCATCCCACTGAGTGAGCAGAACCTGGTAGATTGCTCAGGGCCACAGGGGAACCAAGGCTGTGGTGGTGGATGGATGGAAAATGCCTTCTTATATGTACATGAAAACAACGGGATTGATTCTGAGACTGGATACCCATACACCGGCCAA gATGATCCCTGTAATTATAAGGTCAAGTACAAAGCTACCAATTGCACCAATTACTTTTTTGTTAAACAAGGTGATGAAGGAGCCTTAGCTCAGGTGGTTGCTAAAGTTGGACCCGTATCTGTTGCCATTGATGCTACTCATTCGTCTTTTCAGTTCTACCATACAG GTGTTTACTATGAACCCAGTTGCGAGCCCTTTGTTATGAGTCATGCTGTTCTGGTCGTTGGATATGGAAGAAAATTTGGTTCAAAGTACTGGATTGTTAAAAACAG CTATGGTGTTGAATGGGGAAATGAAGGCTACATTTTAATGTCCAGAAATAGGGAAAATAACTGTGGGATTGCAACCCACGCCGTGTATCCACAGGTTTAA